A section of the Streptomyces sp. SLBN-118 genome encodes:
- a CDS encoding enoyl-CoA hydratase-related protein: protein MRILLVATAFNSLTQRLHAELRDHGHSVAVELAVHGESLADAVRRHEPQLVVAPMLKTPIPREVWSAYTCLVVHPGPVGDRGPSSLDWAIHEDVGEWGVTVLQADAEMDAGDVWASVACPVPRVAKSELYRGEVSDAAAAAVMLAVERFATGTYSPQPQTEGGGGRTRPYLDQSVRQIDWASESTETIVRKLRAADSQPGVLDELLGSEWYMHGGHREYELRGHPGDLLATRAGAVCRATTDGAVWIPELRARRGPGQPPTFKLPAVTALGGRLPSLPESPAPSRPDGQWRAWSDISYREESTVGFLSFSFPGGAMSTTQCRRLLAAYHEACSRPTSVLVLGGGQVFSNGIHLNVIEAADDPGAESWANINAIDDLVEAVLRTTDRLVVAAVGGYAAAGGVMLALAADEVWCRSGTVLNPHYRLMGLYGSEFWTYTLPRRVGPAVAERLMRQALPVSGTAAQRLGLVDRLVECTPQAFTAEAARLAGHLASLPSLQQRIAAKKAERDHQESLRPLAAFREEELALMRRTFSDPSAPYHALRHAFVRKEKPLRTPPHLSVAVPGARVTDRLSEPRVTGPAPENKAPAPDACYEEGGYHMPTVTPYLPEGAP from the coding sequence TTGCGCATTCTGCTTGTCGCCACCGCGTTCAACAGCCTCACGCAGCGCCTCCATGCCGAGCTCAGGGATCACGGTCACAGCGTGGCGGTGGAACTCGCGGTGCACGGTGAGTCCTTGGCGGACGCCGTACGCCGCCATGAACCGCAGCTCGTCGTCGCGCCGATGCTGAAGACGCCGATCCCGCGCGAGGTGTGGTCCGCATACACATGTCTCGTCGTCCATCCCGGGCCCGTCGGAGACCGCGGGCCCTCGTCCCTCGACTGGGCGATTCACGAGGACGTCGGCGAGTGGGGCGTGACGGTCCTGCAGGCCGACGCGGAGATGGACGCGGGCGACGTCTGGGCCTCGGTCGCCTGCCCGGTGCCCCGGGTGGCCAAGAGCGAGCTGTACCGCGGCGAGGTGTCCGACGCGGCGGCTGCCGCGGTGATGCTGGCGGTGGAGCGTTTCGCGACCGGGACGTATTCACCGCAGCCGCAGACCGAAGGCGGTGGGGGAAGAACCCGGCCGTATCTCGATCAGAGCGTCCGGCAGATCGACTGGGCTTCGGAGTCCACCGAGACGATCGTCCGCAAGCTGCGGGCCGCGGACTCGCAGCCCGGCGTACTGGACGAACTGCTGGGCAGCGAGTGGTACATGCACGGTGGCCACCGCGAATACGAGCTGCGAGGGCACCCCGGCGACCTTCTGGCGACCCGGGCCGGAGCCGTCTGCCGGGCGACGACGGACGGCGCCGTGTGGATTCCCGAATTGCGGGCCCGGCGCGGGCCGGGGCAGCCCCCCACCTTCAAACTCCCTGCCGTCACCGCGCTCGGCGGCCGGCTGCCCTCCTTGCCGGAGAGCCCTGCGCCGTCGCGTCCGGACGGTCAGTGGCGTGCCTGGAGCGACATCAGCTACCGCGAGGAGAGCACCGTCGGCTTCCTTTCCTTCTCCTTCCCCGGCGGCGCCATGAGTACGACGCAGTGCCGGCGCCTGCTGGCGGCCTATCACGAGGCCTGCTCGCGCCCCACGTCGGTGCTGGTCCTCGGCGGCGGCCAGGTCTTCTCCAACGGCATCCACCTCAATGTGATCGAGGCCGCCGACGATCCCGGTGCGGAATCCTGGGCGAACATCAACGCGATCGACGATCTGGTCGAGGCCGTGCTGAGGACCACCGACCGGCTGGTGGTCGCCGCCGTCGGCGGGTACGCCGCTGCGGGCGGGGTGATGCTCGCCCTGGCCGCGGACGAGGTGTGGTGCAGATCGGGCACCGTGCTGAACCCGCACTACCGGCTGATGGGGCTGTACGGCTCCGAGTTCTGGACGTACACCCTGCCGCGCCGGGTCGGTCCGGCAGTCGCCGAGCGCCTCATGCGCCAGGCACTGCCCGTCAGCGGGACGGCAGCGCAGCGGCTGGGCCTCGTCGACCGCCTGGTCGAGTGCACCCCACAGGCGTTCACGGCAGAGGCAGCCCGGCTCGCCGGACACCTCGCTTCCCTGCCCTCCCTGCAGCAACGGATCGCCGCGAAGAAAGCCGAACGGGACCACCAGGAGAGTCTGAGGCCGCTCGCAGCCTTCCGGGAGGAGGAACTGGCCCTCATGCGCCGGACCTTCTCCGACCCGTCCGCCCCCTACCACGCGCTGCGACACGCATTCGTACGCAAGGAGAAGCCGCTGCGAACGCCGCCGCATCTGAGCGTCGCGGTGCCGGGAGCGCGTGTGACGGACCGGCTCTCCGAGCCCCGTGTCACTGGACCGGCCCCCGAAAACAAGGCCCCGGCACCGGATGCCTGTTACGAAGAAGGCGGGTACCACATGCCGACTGTCACGCCATACCTCCCCGAGGGGGCACCCTGA
- a CDS encoding nickel-dependent hydrogenase large subunit, with product MAPKTKAAGDGSGLMEMSWDPITRIVGSLGIHTKIDFKQKRVAECYSTSSVFRGYSVFMRGKDPRDAHFITSRICGICGDNHATCSVYTQNMAYGVKPPHLGEWIINLGESAEYMFDHNIFQENLVGVDYCEKMVRETNPGVLELAERTEAPHAGEHGYRTIADIMRSLNPIEGEFYREALQVSRYTREMFCLMEGRHVHPSTLYPGGVGTVASVQLFTDYLTRLMRYVEFMKRVVPLHDDLFDFFYEALPGYEEVGRRRVLLGCWGALNDPEYCDFTYANMSDWGRRMFVTPGIVVDGKLVTNDLTEINLGIRILLGSSYYDDWQGQEQFVTHDPLGNPVDPRHPWNQHTIPAPQKRDFNDKYSWVMSPRWFDGKDHLPLDTGGGPIARLWSTALSGLVDVGYVKATGNSVVINLPRTMTKPETTFEWKIPRWSNALERNRARTYFQAYAAAIALHCAEKGLEEVRAGRSQTWEKFEVPDESIGCGFTEAVRGVLSHHMVIRDGKIANYHPYPPTPWNASTRDTYGTPGPYEDAVQNTPIFEENSPENFKGIDIMRAVRSFDPCLPCGVHMYVGGGKTVKSMHVPTGLSGLAG from the coding sequence ATGGCACCGAAGACCAAGGCGGCCGGCGACGGCAGTGGCCTGATGGAAATGTCCTGGGATCCGATCACCCGGATCGTGGGCAGTCTCGGTATCCACACAAAGATCGACTTCAAGCAGAAGCGGGTCGCGGAGTGCTACAGCACCTCGTCCGTCTTCCGCGGCTACAGCGTCTTCATGCGCGGCAAGGACCCGCGGGACGCGCACTTCATCACCAGCCGGATCTGCGGAATCTGCGGCGACAACCACGCGACGTGTTCGGTGTACACGCAGAACATGGCGTACGGCGTCAAGCCCCCGCATCTCGGTGAGTGGATCATCAACCTCGGTGAGTCCGCGGAGTACATGTTCGACCACAACATCTTCCAGGAGAACCTGGTCGGGGTCGACTACTGCGAAAAAATGGTCCGCGAGACCAACCCCGGCGTCCTCGAACTCGCCGAGCGCACCGAGGCGCCGCACGCGGGGGAGCACGGCTACCGCACCATCGCCGACATCATGCGCTCGCTCAACCCGATCGAAGGCGAGTTCTACCGCGAAGCCCTCCAGGTGAGCCGCTACACACGGGAGATGTTCTGTCTGATGGAGGGCCGCCATGTGCACCCCTCCACGCTCTACCCGGGCGGCGTCGGCACCGTCGCCTCCGTACAGCTGTTCACGGACTACCTCACCCGCCTCATGCGGTACGTCGAGTTCATGAAGCGTGTCGTCCCCCTGCACGACGACTTGTTCGACTTCTTCTACGAGGCGCTGCCCGGGTACGAGGAAGTCGGCCGCCGGCGCGTGCTGCTCGGCTGCTGGGGAGCCCTCAACGACCCAGAGTACTGCGACTTCACCTACGCCAACATGAGCGACTGGGGGCGGCGGATGTTCGTCACCCCCGGCATCGTCGTCGACGGCAAGCTCGTCACCAACGACCTCACCGAGATCAACCTCGGCATCCGCATCCTGCTGGGCAGCTCGTACTACGACGACTGGCAGGGCCAGGAGCAGTTCGTCACCCACGACCCGCTCGGCAATCCCGTCGACCCGCGCCACCCGTGGAACCAGCACACCATCCCGGCCCCGCAGAAGCGGGACTTCAACGACAAGTACAGCTGGGTGATGTCCCCGCGCTGGTTCGACGGCAAGGACCATCTGCCGCTGGACACCGGTGGCGGACCCATCGCACGCCTGTGGTCGACGGCGCTGTCCGGACTCGTCGACGTCGGCTATGTCAAGGCCACCGGCAACAGCGTCGTCATCAACCTGCCGCGCACGATGACCAAGCCCGAGACCACCTTCGAATGGAAGATCCCGCGCTGGAGCAATGCGCTGGAACGCAACCGCGCCCGCACCTACTTCCAGGCCTACGCCGCGGCCATCGCCCTGCACTGCGCCGAGAAGGGCCTGGAGGAAGTACGGGCGGGCCGCAGCCAGACCTGGGAGAAGTTCGAGGTGCCGGACGAGTCCATCGGCTGCGGATTCACCGAGGCCGTGCGAGGGGTCCTCTCCCACCACATGGTCATCCGGGACGGGAAGATCGCCAACTACCACCCGTACCCGCCCACTCCGTGGAACGCCAGCACGCGCGACACCTACGGCACACCAGGCCCGTACGAGGACGCCGTGCAGAACACGCCCATCTTCGAGGAGAACTCCCCGGAGAACTTCAAGGGCATCGACATCATGCGCGCCGTGCGCAGCTTCGACCCCTGCCTTCCCTGCGGCGTCCACATGTACGTCGGAGGCGGCAAGACCGTGAAGTCGATGCACGTGCCCACCGGCCTGAGCGGTCTTGCCGGATGA
- a CDS encoding hydrogenase expression protein HypE yields MNAATPTAAQDADAAAGPADEAGPIHILWINAGLSCDGDSVALTAAMQPSIEEIVTGALPGLPKIAVHWPLIDFECGPVGGADTFIEWFFKGERGEIDPFVLVIEGSVPNESIKPEGYWCGFGDNPETGQPITTSEWIDRLAPKALAVVAIGTCATYGGIHAMEGNPTGAMGVPDYLGWDWKSKAGIPIVCVPGCPIQPDNFSETLTYLLYQAAGAAPMIPLDDKLRPTWLFGATVHEGCDRAGYYEQGQFAETYDSPKCLVKIGCWGPVVKCNVPKRGWMNGIGGCPNVGGICIACTMPGFPDKFMPFMDEPPGARVSSGASGVYGTVIRRLRSITARTVDKEPKWRHTGEKLTTGYRRPW; encoded by the coding sequence ATGAATGCAGCCACGCCGACCGCGGCCCAGGACGCGGACGCCGCCGCAGGACCCGCCGACGAAGCCGGCCCCATCCATATCCTCTGGATCAATGCCGGGCTGAGCTGCGACGGCGACTCGGTGGCCCTGACGGCGGCCATGCAGCCGAGTATCGAGGAGATCGTCACGGGCGCGCTGCCGGGCCTGCCCAAGATCGCTGTCCACTGGCCCCTGATCGACTTCGAGTGCGGTCCGGTCGGGGGAGCGGACACGTTCATCGAATGGTTCTTCAAAGGCGAGCGCGGCGAGATCGACCCGTTCGTCCTGGTGATCGAAGGGTCGGTCCCCAACGAGTCGATCAAGCCGGAAGGCTACTGGTGCGGCTTCGGCGACAACCCCGAAACCGGCCAGCCGATCACCACCAGCGAGTGGATCGACCGGCTCGCGCCCAAGGCGCTGGCTGTCGTCGCGATCGGAACGTGTGCCACCTACGGCGGCATCCACGCCATGGAGGGCAACCCGACCGGCGCGATGGGAGTGCCCGACTATCTGGGCTGGGACTGGAAGTCCAAGGCCGGCATTCCGATCGTGTGTGTGCCCGGCTGCCCGATCCAGCCCGACAACTTCTCCGAGACCCTGACCTACCTGCTCTACCAGGCGGCGGGTGCCGCTCCGATGATCCCGCTGGACGACAAGCTCCGGCCGACCTGGCTCTTCGGTGCCACCGTGCACGAGGGCTGCGATCGCGCCGGCTACTACGAACAGGGCCAGTTCGCCGAGACGTACGACTCACCCAAGTGCCTCGTCAAGATCGGCTGCTGGGGACCCGTCGTCAAGTGCAACGTGCCCAAGCGGGGCTGGATGAACGGGATCGGGGGCTGCCCGAACGTCGGCGGCATCTGCATCGCCTGCACGATGCCGGGATTCCCGGACAAGTTCATGCCGTTCATGGACGAACCGCCCGGCGCGAGGGTCTCGAGCGGCGCCAGCGGAGTGTACGGCACCGTGATCCGCAGGCTGCGGTCCATCACGGCCAGGACGGTGGACAAGGAGCCGAAGTGGCGCCACACGGGGGAGAAGCTGACCACCGGTTACCGGCGGCCGTGGTGA